The following proteins are co-located in the Bosea sp. AS-1 genome:
- a CDS encoding acyltransferase, with amino-acid sequence MERKDWVDRARGIGIVLVVFGHVLRGLGSAGLVPAQSGLWTLDYVFYTFHMPLFFLLSGLFVERSLSKGRETFWRSKLETVVYPYFLWSLIQGLLLVAFAGVTNNSSSPWLRLGSILWQPLAPFWFLYSLFFCHLLFALLRGLDRRVLLAVAALAYVAGEIYRGGAHDISPLPDTTRGFLFFVLGVLAMERNWPNLAVRPSISVLAAAVFAISVAVGLRWDIPYEALWPAAVAGIFLTLGLAQSALPGARLFQELGRYSMVIFVTHIIIASGLRIILMRFTSIHDPALHLALGVCAGLLLPIVAYRIASRLEIERWLGWPAERRLTVG; translated from the coding sequence ATGGAACGCAAGGATTGGGTGGATCGAGCCCGAGGTATCGGCATCGTTCTGGTCGTCTTCGGCCATGTGCTGCGGGGCCTGGGCAGCGCCGGGCTCGTTCCCGCGCAATCGGGGCTCTGGACCCTCGACTACGTCTTCTACACCTTTCACATGCCGCTGTTCTTCCTGCTGTCGGGCCTCTTCGTCGAGCGGAGCCTGAGCAAGGGGCGCGAGACATTCTGGCGATCCAAGCTCGAGACCGTCGTCTACCCTTATTTCCTGTGGTCGTTGATCCAGGGCTTGCTGCTCGTCGCCTTCGCTGGCGTGACCAACAACAGCTCGTCGCCGTGGCTGCGGCTGGGCTCGATCCTGTGGCAGCCGCTCGCGCCGTTCTGGTTCCTGTATTCGCTGTTCTTCTGCCATCTGCTGTTCGCGTTGCTGCGCGGGCTCGATCGGCGCGTTCTGTTGGCCGTGGCCGCGCTGGCCTATGTCGCCGGCGAGATCTACCGAGGCGGCGCGCACGACATCTCACCGTTGCCCGACACTACCAGGGGCTTCCTGTTCTTCGTGCTCGGGGTTCTGGCGATGGAGCGGAATTGGCCGAATCTGGCAGTGCGCCCGAGTATTTCCGTGCTCGCGGCCGCCGTTTTCGCCATCAGCGTCGCGGTGGGTCTGCGCTGGGATATCCCGTACGAGGCGTTGTGGCCGGCCGCCGTGGCCGGGATCTTCCTGACGCTCGGGCTCGCGCAATCCGCCTTGCCCGGTGCACGACTGTTCCAGGAACTCGGGCGCTATTCGATGGTGATCTTCGTGACCCACATCATCATCGCCTCGGGGCTGCGGATCATCCTCATGCGTTTCACGTCGATCCACGATCCGGCCCTGCATCTGGCGCTTGGCGTTTGCGCCGGGCTCCTGCTTCCGATCGTGGCCTATCGCATCGCCAGCCGACTGGAGATCGAGCGTTGGCTGGGATGGCCCGCGGAACGGCGGTTGACGGTCGGCTAG
- a CDS encoding ABC transporter ATP-binding protein, giving the protein MTIEARAIAVTLGGKPILQAVDLDLRPGEVLGLIGPNGAGKTTLLRVLAGLLAPTSGTLRYDGDDPAALGRQALARRVAYLAQGGDTAWPLSVEAVIGLGRLPHRRPFAGPSKADVTAIDRALEACDAERFRDRTVDTLSGGERRRVLLARALAVEAPYLLADEPLAGLDPLHQLEVMELLRQTARGGAAVVVVLHDLTLAARFCDRLVLLDRGRRVAEGAPAEVLDEERLATVFGVTALRGSHDGEPLLLPWRAHSSG; this is encoded by the coding sequence ATGACCATCGAAGCGCGCGCGATCGCCGTCACGCTCGGCGGCAAACCCATCCTGCAGGCCGTCGATCTCGACCTGCGGCCCGGCGAGGTCCTCGGCCTCATCGGCCCCAACGGCGCCGGCAAGACCACTCTGCTGCGCGTTCTCGCCGGCCTCCTCGCCCCGACGAGCGGCACTCTCCGCTATGATGGCGACGACCCTGCCGCACTTGGCCGGCAGGCACTCGCCCGGCGCGTCGCCTACCTCGCACAAGGAGGCGATACCGCCTGGCCACTCTCGGTCGAGGCCGTCATCGGCTTGGGCCGCCTGCCACATCGGCGCCCCTTCGCCGGGCCATCCAAGGCTGATGTGACCGCGATCGACCGGGCACTGGAGGCCTGCGATGCGGAACGCTTCCGCGACCGAACCGTGGACACGCTTTCCGGCGGCGAACGGCGGCGCGTCCTGCTGGCGCGCGCGCTTGCGGTCGAAGCTCCCTATCTGCTCGCCGACGAGCCGCTCGCAGGCCTCGACCCGCTGCACCAGCTTGAGGTGATGGAGTTGCTGCGCCAAACCGCGCGGGGCGGCGCCGCGGTCGTCGTCGTGCTGCACGATCTGACGCTGGCGGCGCGCTTTTGCGATCGGCTGGTGCTGCTCGACCGGGGCCGACGGGTTGCTGAAGGCGCACCGGCAGAGGTCCTCGACGAAGAGCGGCTCGCCACGGTCTTCGGCGTCACCGCCTTGCGCGGCAGCCATGACGGCGAGCCCCTGCTCCTGCCCTGGCGGGCACATTCCTCGGGATGA
- a CDS encoding transglutaminase-like cysteine peptidase has product MIRTGCLKPALLLSVALCLSGCVTTQESELPRTLAPLDFVRFCMDYRSECQSGRPNAVVALTSETRQAIEQVNTEVNRRISPVTRTAAWRINPATGNCNDYVVTKRHELMARGFPASALLIATARTREGEGHLLLIVRSDRGDLVLDNLTGNVLPRAQANYMWLARQSGADPNIWEMMSPVAEPVRTEV; this is encoded by the coding sequence ATGATCCGGACCGGCTGCCTGAAACCGGCGCTCCTTCTGTCGGTTGCCCTGTGCCTGAGCGGCTGCGTGACCACGCAGGAAAGCGAGCTCCCGCGGACGCTCGCGCCGCTGGATTTCGTGCGCTTCTGCATGGATTACCGCTCCGAGTGTCAAAGTGGGCGCCCCAATGCGGTCGTCGCGCTGACCTCCGAGACCCGACAGGCGATCGAGCAGGTCAATACCGAGGTCAATCGGCGGATATCGCCGGTGACCCGCACCGCCGCCTGGCGGATCAATCCTGCGACCGGAAACTGCAACGACTACGTCGTCACCAAGCGGCATGAGTTGATGGCGCGCGGTTTTCCGGCTTCCGCGCTCCTCATTGCGACCGCCCGCACGCGGGAAGGGGAGGGGCATCTTCTGCTGATCGTCCGCTCCGATCGCGGCGATCTGGTGCTCGACAACCTGACCGGGAACGTGCTGCCGCGCGCACAGGCGAACTATATGTGGCTGGCGCGCCAGTCCGGGGCGGATCCGAACATCTGGGAAATGATGTCGCCCGTGGCGGAGCCTGTCCGGACCGAAGTCTGA
- a CDS encoding iron ABC transporter permease: MRTVLRPPPLPRLIALLALATLAVFVLSIAIGYAPLDLGTAFGDLLAGRQTLPALVLWELRLPRALLGALVGFSLGLSGAALQGLLRNPLAEPGVIGISSAAAFGAVLAFYSGLSASLALALPLGGIAGAILATLLLFILLGRGAGTTTLILAGVALNSFAGAATSLALNLAPNPYAALEIVFWLMGSLADRSLNHVLLALPLMLIGWGLLLSTAPALDALTLGEDTAASLGVDLTWLRARLIGGTALAVGSAVAVTGAIGFVGLVVPHLLRPLVANRPGRLLLVSGFGGAILVLLADTALRLAPIRPELKLGVVTALIGAPFLFSLVDRMRREAR; the protein is encoded by the coding sequence ATGAGGACCGTCCTTCGTCCACCGCCATTGCCGCGGTTGATCGCGCTGCTCGCATTGGCAACGCTTGCCGTCTTCGTTCTCTCGATCGCCATCGGCTACGCCCCGCTCGATCTGGGCACTGCGTTTGGCGACCTGTTGGCGGGACGGCAGACCTTGCCGGCGCTCGTGCTCTGGGAATTGCGCCTGCCCCGCGCCCTGCTCGGCGCGCTCGTCGGCTTCAGTCTCGGATTGTCGGGCGCGGCGCTGCAGGGATTGCTGCGCAATCCGCTGGCCGAGCCCGGTGTCATCGGTATCTCCAGCGCAGCCGCCTTCGGCGCGGTGCTGGCGTTTTACAGCGGGCTTTCCGCCAGTCTCGCCCTCGCCCTGCCACTCGGCGGCATTGCCGGAGCCATCCTGGCGACGCTGCTGCTCTTCATCCTGCTCGGCCGCGGCGCCGGCACCACGACCCTGATCCTGGCCGGTGTCGCGCTCAACAGCTTCGCGGGCGCCGCAACCTCGCTGGCGTTGAACCTCGCACCCAACCCCTACGCTGCCCTGGAGATCGTCTTCTGGCTGATGGGCTCGCTGGCCGACCGCAGCCTGAACCATGTTCTGCTCGCCCTACCCCTGATGCTGATCGGCTGGGGGCTGCTGCTCTCGACGGCTCCCGCGCTCGATGCGCTGACGCTCGGCGAGGACACTGCCGCCAGCCTCGGCGTCGATCTGACCTGGCTGCGCGCCCGGTTGATCGGGGGCACCGCACTCGCGGTCGGCAGTGCCGTCGCAGTCACCGGCGCGATCGGCTTCGTCGGCCTCGTCGTGCCGCATCTGCTGCGCCCCTTGGTGGCGAACCGGCCGGGCCGCCTGCTGCTGGTCAGCGGCTTCGGCGGTGCCATTCTCGTCCTGCTCGCCGACACGGCGCTGCGGCTCGCACCGATCCGCCCCGAGCTCAAGCTCGGCGTGGTGACGGCGCTGATCGGCGCTCCCTTCCTGTTCAGCCTCGTCGACCGCATGCGGCGGGAGGCCCGATGA
- a CDS encoding Ig-like domain-containing protein has protein sequence MTAFLMGSAFSGKRIAASDPAAVSPPTGLHYSKLTHTLSGAAEPNASITVRRNGIVVGTATADGLGAWSYVFSTAPAAGSLLSASQSIAVASGGSEPVLVPADETALATLTLSSSTFMAGAASGTVIGAVLGLSSGSTLSIAPADARVAISGTNLVIGSSSASVGSFDITLRETLAGVTNSPRDTVISLTVDSTVLALDPPASSDLVSASLPVLAFGFDRLVDGYAGSSVRLKRLSDSVEQDFGFSSSTGAFDMAAVESWRSGADVDIVHFLDQVPGSPKRLATVAGTTVAFVRSDAVQRFGTTMSAMDAQLTRSATQGGVGANMSGAGALQLLASGVDVSTAGCEFHLLWSPNNRKKSTLDTTDPLPGGTTTRENVLCYGLNNTNQFFHYLAGGTTYDLVRVQSGGAQIQPTNLNMANHRWKAKSQWVTSYLLGNSGYAEYSSGRAAKATTYAAGTATAIQGGSLDNGALCIGAVFSGSTTALGTTNRGDFLFGGIIVTKPLTVAQRWMLQAKLSAIGQQHRIKSKAAIEAYFDEIILMKDADADGLVAGRKGQTAIQFNKTLGSPNFVFASPTVNEGLVGIKNPSVSNLDNSYQASNGFFADTTTGTVLRLGFQETSTQNSALQWDIAMSAGDPRTDTRSEWSFALGYNHSTPCMTTLPAGSYDTEDRIGSRKTAAGSDFGIALYESLSGGGANQEQGKYNFNTVHRAFIHAETFGGYTWTDATWAQTDPSRPFDLDGPVIPNVPEDISYGWRVDHLALQISTFEAPTGYSRADSYAVNKPKFLTAKGRSWVSGGAVQPMGHLDGSFARNDYAPVKHSADNHRLQSVPWQYGFQGTRVMWAFKAGEVFSADKIEEVQVNAYKLVA, from the coding sequence ATGACAGCATTTCTGATGGGAAGCGCCTTCTCGGGCAAACGGATCGCGGCCTCGGATCCGGCGGCGGTCTCGCCGCCGACCGGTCTCCACTATTCCAAGCTGACCCACACGCTTTCCGGCGCTGCCGAACCCAATGCCTCGATCACCGTCCGGCGCAACGGCATTGTCGTCGGAACGGCGACCGCGGACGGTCTCGGCGCATGGTCCTATGTCTTCTCCACGGCACCGGCCGCCGGCTCGCTGCTCTCGGCCTCGCAATCCATCGCTGTCGCCAGCGGAGGCAGCGAGCCTGTCCTCGTGCCCGCCGACGAGACCGCGCTCGCCACACTCACCCTATCGTCCTCCACCTTCATGGCGGGCGCAGCATCCGGGACCGTGATCGGCGCTGTCCTCGGGCTCTCCTCCGGCTCGACGCTCTCCATCGCGCCGGCCGACGCTCGGGTGGCAATCAGCGGCACCAACCTCGTGATCGGTTCGAGTTCTGCCAGTGTCGGCAGCTTCGACATCACCCTGCGCGAGACCTTGGCTGGCGTGACCAACTCGCCGCGCGACACGGTGATCTCGCTGACGGTGGACAGCACCGTCCTGGCACTCGATCCCCCGGCATCGTCCGATCTGGTCTCGGCCTCGCTGCCTGTCCTGGCCTTCGGCTTCGATCGGCTCGTGGATGGTTATGCCGGCTCGTCGGTTCGCCTCAAGCGCCTGTCCGACAGCGTGGAACAGGACTTCGGCTTCTCGTCATCGACAGGGGCCTTCGACATGGCGGCAGTCGAAAGCTGGCGCTCCGGCGCTGATGTCGACATCGTCCATTTCCTCGACCAGGTGCCGGGCTCGCCCAAGCGGCTCGCAACGGTCGCAGGAACCACCGTCGCCTTCGTCCGCTCGGATGCCGTCCAGCGCTTCGGCACGACGATGAGCGCGATGGACGCCCAGCTGACGCGCTCCGCGACGCAAGGCGGCGTCGGGGCGAACATGAGCGGCGCCGGTGCCCTGCAACTCCTGGCTTCCGGTGTCGACGTCTCGACCGCCGGCTGTGAGTTCCACCTGCTCTGGAGCCCGAACAACCGCAAGAAGAGCACGCTCGACACAACCGACCCACTCCCCGGCGGCACGACGACGCGCGAGAACGTACTCTGCTACGGGTTGAACAACACCAACCAGTTCTTCCATTACCTCGCAGGCGGCACGACCTATGACCTCGTGCGTGTGCAGAGCGGTGGCGCTCAGATCCAGCCGACCAATCTCAACATGGCCAACCATCGCTGGAAGGCGAAGAGCCAGTGGGTAACGAGCTATCTGCTCGGAAACTCCGGCTATGCGGAGTACTCCTCCGGCCGCGCTGCCAAGGCGACCACCTACGCGGCCGGCACCGCGACAGCGATCCAGGGCGGCTCGCTCGATAACGGGGCGCTTTGCATCGGCGCGGTATTCTCGGGCTCGACCACGGCACTCGGGACGACGAACCGGGGAGATTTTCTGTTCGGCGGCATCATCGTCACGAAGCCGCTCACGGTCGCGCAACGCTGGATGCTGCAGGCCAAGCTCTCCGCCATCGGCCAGCAGCATCGGATCAAGTCGAAGGCAGCGATCGAAGCTTATTTCGACGAGATCATCCTGATGAAGGATGCCGATGCTGACGGCCTCGTCGCAGGACGCAAGGGGCAGACCGCGATCCAGTTCAACAAGACCCTCGGCTCCCCGAACTTCGTGTTCGCCTCTCCGACCGTCAACGAAGGGCTGGTCGGGATCAAGAATCCGAGCGTATCGAATCTCGACAATTCCTATCAGGCCAGCAACGGCTTCTTCGCCGACACGACCACCGGCACGGTGCTGCGTCTCGGCTTCCAGGAAACCAGTACGCAGAACAGCGCCTTGCAATGGGATATCGCGATGTCGGCGGGCGATCCCCGCACCGATACCCGCTCCGAATGGTCCTTCGCCCTGGGCTACAACCACTCGACCCCCTGCATGACGACGCTTCCCGCCGGCAGCTACGACACCGAGGACCGGATCGGCAGCCGCAAGACGGCCGCCGGCTCCGATTTCGGGATCGCGCTGTATGAAAGCCTGTCGGGCGGCGGCGCCAACCAGGAGCAGGGCAAGTACAACTTCAACACCGTGCACCGTGCGTTCATCCATGCCGAGACTTTCGGTGGCTACACCTGGACCGACGCGACCTGGGCGCAGACCGACCCGAGCCGGCCCTTCGATCTCGACGGCCCGGTCATTCCGAACGTCCCGGAGGACATCAGCTATGGCTGGCGTGTCGACCACCTCGCGCTCCAGATCAGCACCTTCGAGGCACCGACCGGCTACAGCCGGGCGGACAGCTATGCCGTCAACAAGCCGAAGTTCCTGACAGCGAAGGGCCGCTCCTGGGTTTCGGGCGGGGCCGTGCAGCCCATGGGCCATCTCGACGGCTCATTCGCTCGCAACGACTATGCGCCGGTCAAGCACAGCGCCGACAACCACCGCCTCCAGTCGGTGCCGTGGCAATACGGTTTCCAGGGAACGCGCGTGATGTGGGCCTTCAAGGCCGGAGAGGTCTTCTCGGCCGACAAGATCGAGGAGGTTCAGGTCAACGCCTACAAGCTGGTCGCCTGA
- a CDS encoding ABC transporter substrate-binding protein has translation MTLLRAKRLLDCSVYAALLAGALAWGPPAAAKPARIVSLNLCTDELVLRLADRDHIASVTWLSRDPRNANMAEAARAVGVNHGLAEEVLAARPDLVIAGTYTTRSTVALLKRAGLPVHEFGVPGNLAEMRSQITEMAALLGEEERGARLVAEIDERLAAIAARRTATHPRTLVLRPNGFTVGRGSLVDEILTTAGLDNIAADLGIESYGQIALETVALSKAQILILNDTPGGSPSLADEVLHHPLIAKLGTRLKLVPLPSRLWTCAGPSVLDAIALLADAMKDSR, from the coding sequence ATGACGCTTCTCCGCGCCAAGCGTCTGCTGGATTGCTCGGTCTACGCCGCGCTGCTTGCCGGCGCCCTGGCCTGGGGGCCGCCGGCAGCCGCCAAGCCGGCGCGGATCGTCTCGCTCAACCTATGCACGGACGAACTCGTCCTGCGCCTGGCTGATCGCGACCACATTGCCTCCGTCACCTGGCTGTCGCGCGATCCGCGCAACGCCAATATGGCCGAGGCGGCGCGGGCCGTCGGCGTCAATCATGGCCTCGCCGAGGAAGTGCTGGCCGCTCGCCCCGATCTCGTCATCGCCGGCACCTACACCACCCGCTCGACGGTCGCCCTCCTCAAACGTGCCGGCCTGCCGGTGCATGAGTTCGGCGTGCCCGGCAACCTTGCCGAGATGCGCAGCCAGATCACGGAAATGGCGGCCCTGCTCGGCGAGGAGGAGCGTGGCGCCCGGCTCGTCGCCGAGATCGATGAGCGCCTCGCGGCGATCGCAGCACGCCGCACTGCAACGCATCCCCGCACCCTCGTGCTTCGTCCCAACGGCTTCACGGTCGGGCGTGGCTCGCTGGTCGACGAGATCCTGACGACGGCAGGCCTCGACAATATCGCCGCTGATCTCGGCATCGAGAGCTACGGCCAGATCGCGTTGGAAACCGTCGCGCTGAGCAAGGCTCAGATCCTGATCCTGAACGATACGCCGGGCGGCTCCCCCTCCCTCGCCGACGAGGTGCTGCACCACCCGCTGATCGCGAAGCTCGGAACCCGGTTGAAGCTCGTCCCCCTGCCCTCGCGGCTCTGGACGTGCGCCGGCCCCAGCGTGCTCGACGCCATCGCCCTGCTCGCCGACGCCATGAAGGACAGCCGATGA
- the pgm gene encoding phosphoglucomutase (alpha-D-glucose-1,6-bisphosphate-dependent) has product MTDSVSPHAGKRLEPSMLVDVAALTKAYFDQPDPTQRSQQVAFGTSGHRGSAFAKSFNEAHILAVAQAICLYRREQGIDGPLFLGIDTHALSRNAFETVLEVFAANGVTTMIDEKLGFTPTPVISHAILTYNRGRASGKADGVVISPSHNPPADGGLKYNPPHGGPADTDATGWIEKKANAFLADKLAGVARIPYDRALKSEHIRRHDYISGYVADLGNVVDMEAIARAGVSIGIDPLGGAGLDYYQPIIDRYGLKATIVSKDLDPAFGFMTADWDGKIRMDCSSPYAMASLIGMRDRFDVAFANDTDADRHGIVTRSSGLMNPNHYLAAASAYLFANRPGWRRDAAIGKTVVSSAIIDRVAAKLGRRLVEVPVGFKWFVDGLISGEFGFAGEESAGASFLRKDGSVWTTDKDGIILGLLAAEITARTGSDPGVLYDKLTAELGKPCYARVDAPATAAQKAVLKNLSPSQIRTKELAGEPITAILSDAPGNGAPIGGLKVTSADGWFAARPSGTEEVYKIYAESFRDEAHLARIQDEARQIVGAAFAAA; this is encoded by the coding sequence ATGACTGATTCAGTGAGTCCGCACGCCGGAAAACGGCTCGAACCCTCCATGCTTGTCGATGTCGCGGCTCTGACCAAAGCCTATTTCGACCAGCCAGATCCGACGCAGCGCTCGCAGCAGGTGGCCTTCGGCACCTCGGGGCATCGCGGCTCCGCCTTCGCCAAATCCTTCAACGAAGCGCATATCCTCGCAGTCGCCCAGGCGATCTGCCTCTATCGCCGCGAGCAGGGGATCGACGGACCGCTCTTTCTCGGCATCGACACGCATGCGCTTTCGCGCAACGCCTTCGAGACGGTTCTGGAAGTCTTCGCGGCTAATGGCGTGACCACGATGATCGACGAGAAACTCGGCTTCACGCCGACGCCCGTCATTTCGCACGCCATCCTGACCTATAATCGCGGCCGCGCGTCCGGAAAGGCGGACGGGGTGGTCATCTCGCCTTCGCATAATCCGCCGGCCGATGGCGGGCTGAAGTACAATCCGCCCCATGGTGGCCCGGCCGATACCGACGCCACGGGCTGGATCGAGAAGAAGGCCAACGCCTTCCTCGCCGACAAGCTCGCCGGTGTCGCTCGCATCCCCTACGACAGGGCGCTGAAGAGCGAGCATATTCGCCGACACGACTACATCAGCGGCTACGTCGCGGATCTGGGGAACGTCGTCGACATGGAGGCGATCGCACGCGCGGGCGTCTCGATCGGCATCGACCCGCTCGGCGGTGCCGGGCTCGACTATTATCAGCCGATCATCGATCGCTACGGGCTGAAGGCGACCATCGTCAGCAAGGACCTCGACCCGGCCTTCGGCTTCATGACGGCTGATTGGGACGGCAAGATCCGGATGGACTGCTCGTCGCCCTACGCCATGGCGAGCCTCATCGGCATGCGCGACAGGTTCGACGTCGCCTTCGCCAATGATACCGACGCCGATCGGCACGGCATCGTCACGCGCAGCAGCGGGCTGATGAACCCGAACCACTACCTCGCCGCCGCGAGCGCCTATCTGTTTGCGAACCGTCCCGGCTGGCGCCGGGATGCCGCCATCGGCAAGACGGTGGTCTCGAGTGCGATCATCGACAGGGTCGCGGCCAAGCTCGGTCGCAGGCTGGTCGAGGTGCCGGTGGGCTTCAAATGGTTCGTCGACGGGCTGATCTCGGGCGAATTCGGCTTCGCCGGAGAGGAAAGCGCCGGAGCCTCCTTCCTGCGCAAGGACGGCTCGGTCTGGACCACCGACAAGGACGGGATCATCCTCGGCCTGCTGGCCGCCGAGATCACCGCCAGGACGGGCTCCGACCCGGGCGTGCTCTACGACAAGCTGACGGCCGAGCTCGGCAAGCCTTGCTATGCCCGTGTCGACGCCCCGGCGACGGCGGCGCAGAAGGCGGTGCTCAAGAACCTTTCGCCCAGCCAGATCAGGACGAAGGAACTGGCGGGCGAGCCGATCACCGCGATCCTGAGCGACGCGCCGGGCAATGGTGCGCCGATCGGCGGTCTCAAGGTGACGAGCGCTGATGGCTGGTTCGCGGCGCGCCCCTCCGGCACGGAAGAGGTCTACAAGATCTATGCCGAGAGCTTCCGCGACGAAGCTCATCTGGCCCGCATCCAGGATGAGGCGCGGCAGATCGTCGGCGCAGCCTTCGCTGCGGCTTGA
- a CDS encoding type I secretion system permease/ATPase — MSKGNKELQAALAPCRTAFIGVAVMSCIVNVLYLSGSFFMLEVYDRVIPSRSVPTLVGLGIILAVLYLFQAAIDIVRSRILVRVARALDAAISPRLFEAMTLLAVNSGLKIDASQPGRDFDNVKSFLVGGGPSAFFDLPWMPIYIVICYLFHPALGAMALLGALILVALTRLTEVGTRDAAKEATQYGTQRAALAEAGRRNAEAIRALGMRENISRRWEAANADFARANNRMADVSLGLGSISKVARLAIQSATLAAGAYLVIEQIATPGVMIACSILIARALAPVEMVIAQWKSFRAARDSWGRLNLLFDHMPQNDVMSLPAPRHRLAADNISVSPPGQNLLAAREVSFRLEAGSALGIIGRSASGKSSLARALVGIWPTVRGHIRLDGAALNQWSPERLGRHIGYVPQDVELFAGSVAENIARFTPNFDPDAVIAAAAAAEVHEMILMLPNGYDTQIGEHGSALSAGQRQRVALARALFCDPFLVVLDEPNSNLDAEGEAALTRSIFRVRERGGIAVVVAHRPSALAACDYVLVMNAGRMQAFGDRERVLDVVLNRVQTPPAASLKEQRGAAPGHQLPPS, encoded by the coding sequence TTGAGCAAGGGCAACAAAGAACTTCAAGCAGCTCTCGCGCCCTGCCGTACCGCCTTCATCGGCGTCGCAGTGATGAGCTGCATCGTCAATGTGCTCTACCTCAGCGGCTCCTTCTTCATGCTCGAGGTCTATGACCGCGTGATCCCGAGCCGCAGCGTGCCGACGCTCGTGGGTCTCGGCATCATCCTGGCGGTGCTCTACCTTTTCCAGGCGGCGATCGACATCGTGCGCTCCCGCATCCTCGTACGCGTCGCGCGCGCGCTCGACGCCGCGATTTCGCCACGCCTGTTCGAAGCGATGACGCTCCTTGCGGTCAACAGCGGCCTGAAGATCGATGCCAGCCAGCCCGGCCGGGATTTCGACAACGTCAAGTCGTTCCTCGTCGGCGGCGGCCCGAGCGCCTTCTTCGACCTGCCCTGGATGCCGATCTACATCGTCATCTGCTACCTGTTTCACCCGGCGCTGGGCGCCATGGCGCTGCTTGGCGCGCTGATCCTCGTTGCGCTTACCCGCCTGACAGAGGTCGGCACGCGCGACGCGGCCAAGGAAGCGACCCAATACGGAACCCAGCGTGCAGCATTGGCCGAAGCGGGCCGACGCAATGCGGAGGCGATCCGCGCGCTCGGAATGCGCGAGAACATCTCGCGGCGCTGGGAAGCCGCAAACGCCGATTTCGCCCGCGCCAACAATCGGATGGCCGACGTCTCGCTCGGGCTGGGCAGCATTTCCAAGGTGGCGCGCCTTGCCATCCAGTCCGCGACGCTGGCTGCAGGCGCCTATCTGGTGATCGAGCAGATCGCCACGCCGGGCGTGATGATCGCCTGCTCGATCCTGATCGCGCGTGCCCTGGCGCCAGTCGAGATGGTCATCGCGCAGTGGAAGTCGTTCCGCGCGGCACGCGATAGCTGGGGCCGCCTCAATCTGCTCTTCGACCACATGCCGCAGAACGACGTGATGTCGCTGCCGGCGCCACGCCACAGGCTCGCGGCGGACAACATCTCCGTCTCTCCGCCAGGGCAGAACCTGCTGGCGGCTCGCGAAGTCTCCTTCAGGCTGGAAGCCGGCTCGGCGCTGGGGATTATCGGGCGCAGCGCCTCGGGAAAATCCTCCCTGGCGCGGGCTCTGGTGGGGATCTGGCCGACGGTCCGCGGCCATATCCGGCTCGATGGCGCGGCGCTGAACCAGTGGTCGCCCGAGCGCCTGGGACGCCATATCGGTTATGTGCCCCAGGACGTCGAGCTCTTTGCCGGCAGCGTTGCCGAGAACATCGCCCGCTTTACACCGAATTTCGACCCCGACGCCGTCATTGCCGCCGCGGCAGCAGCAGAAGTCCATGAGATGATCCTCATGCTGCCCAATGGCTACGATACGCAGATCGGCGAGCACGGCTCCGCTCTCTCGGCCGGGCAACGCCAGCGCGTCGCGCTCGCCCGCGCGCTGTTCTGCGATCCCTTCCTCGTGGTGCTCGACGAGCCGAATTCCAATCTCGACGCCGAGGGCGAGGCAGCCCTGACCCGCTCGATCTTCCGCGTCCGCGAGCGCGGCGGCATCGCCGTCGTCGTCGCGCATCGGCCGAGCGCCCTCGCCGCCTGCGACTATGTGCTGGTGATGAATGCCGGCCGCATGCAGGCTTTCGGCGACAGGGAACGCGTGCTCGACGTTGTCCTGAACCGGGTCCAGACCCCACCTGCCGCAAGCCTGAAGGAACAGCGCGGCGCGGCACCCGGGCACCAGCTTCCGCCCTCCTGA